One genomic region from Diabrotica undecimpunctata isolate CICGRU chromosome 9, icDiaUnde3, whole genome shotgun sequence encodes:
- the LOC140449455 gene encoding myrosinase 1-like, which produces MKAFIFALLVGVCVAQNADTNPRRFPASFKLGVANAAAQIEGAWEEDGKGEHIWDNWAKVRPEMISDRSTPAVAADSYHKYKEDVRLIKEMGLDVYRLSISWARIYPTGYPTAEPNAAGVQYYKNLLAECKQNGIQVMATLYHWDLPQQLQEDFGGWLNETVVDLFAAFADVSFKLFGDDVTWWITINEPKQVCHAGYGDGYFAPGVVSSGVGEYVCARNVLLAHAKAYHNYNDNYRASQGGKVSMVIDTLWFEPGSDSDADKDAAERLLQFGFGLYGNPIFNGDWPKLVKDRVAMRSEKEGFKQSRLPAWTQEEIDYIKGTGDFVALNHYATHMANGTSEAPIGNPSFGSDISALEWARPEWPKGNGDWFSVVPWGLRKLLVWLKDTYNDQEIIITENGLSDSTGVLEDDHRVDYFRDYISNCLDAIYEDNVNLSTYIAWSIIDDWEWGGGYTSFLGMYKVDFNDPERPRIKRKSADYFTQIVKNRCLVDADKCVD; this is translated from the exons ATGAAGGCGTTTATATTTGCGTTGTTAGTAGGCGTTTG CGTTGCTCAAAACGCCGACACCAACCCAAGACGTTTCCCCGCCAGTTTCAAACTTGGAGTGGCCAATGCCGCGGCTCAAATAGAAGGTGCCTGGGAAGAGGACGGCAAAGGAGAACACATTTGGGATAATTGGGCTAAGGTTCGTCCAGAGATGATTTCCGATAGGTCTACGCCTGCTGTAGCTGCTGATTCATATCACAAA TACAAAGAAGATGTACGTCTAATCAAGGAGATGGGTCTTGACGTTTATCGTTTATCCATCTCATGGGCTAGAATCTACCCAACAGGTTACCCAACTGCGGAACCTAATGCAGCTGGTGTACAATACTACAAAAACCTATTAGCCGAATGCAAGCAGAATG gAATCCAAGTAATGGCTACCCTTTACCACTGGGACTTGCCCCAACAACTCCAGGAGGACTTCGGCGGTTGGCTCAACGAAACTGTTGTCGATCTATTCGCCGCATTCGCTGATGTTTCCTTCAAACTCTTCGGTGACGACGTCACGTGGTGGATCACCATCAACGAGCCCAAACAAGTTTGCCACGCCGGTTATGGAGACGGATACTTCGCACCCGGTGTCGTTTCCAGCGGCGTTGGAGAATACGTTTGCGCCAGGAACGTGCTCCTAGCTCACGCAAAGGCTTATCACAATTATAATGATAACTACAGAGCTTCACAAGGAG gaAAAGTTTCTATGGTAATTGATACTCTTTGGTTCGAACCTGGCAGTGATAGTGATGCGGATAAAGATGCAGCCGAAAGATTGTTACAATTTGGG TTTGGTCTATACGGTAACCCCATCTTCAACGGAGATTGGCCCAAACTCGTCAAAGATCGTGTAGCCATGCGCAGCGAGAAGGAAGGATTCAAACAGTCCCGTCTTCCAGCTTGGACCCAAGAGGAAATCGATTACATCAAAGGCACCGGAGACTTTGTTGCTCTAAACCATTATGCCACTCACATGGCTAATGGAACCAGCGAAGCACCCATTGGAAATCCCAGCTTTGGATCCGATATTAGTGCTCTGGAATGGGCTAGACCTGAATGGCCAAAAGGCAATGGAGACTGGTTCTCG gtaGTTCCATGGGGATTAAGGAAACTTCTTGTTTGGTTGAAGGATACCTACAATGACCAGGAGATTATTATTACTGAAAATGGTTTATCTGATAGTACTGGAGTTCTAGAAGATGACCATAGAGTTGACTATTTTAGA GATTACATCAGTAACTGTTTGGATGCTATCTATGAAGATAATGTCAATCTTAGTACTTATATTGCCTGGAGTATCATTGACGACTGGGAATGGGGAGGTGGATACAC ATCATTCTTGGGAATGTACAAAGTTGATTTCAACGATCCTGAAAGGCCCAGAATCAAGAGAAAATCCGCCGACTACTTCACACAAATCGTAAAGAACCGTTGTTTGGTTGATGCAGACAAATGTGTGGACTAA